One Natrinema longum genomic window, TTCAACGCTTGCATCATCGTTCTGTGCATTTTTTGTGGGGATTATAACGACAAGACCGGAACTCTCTCTGTCGTCTTCCGACGGTTCGAATTTGGACACTTCTGCTTGGTTGAATTGTGGCTGGAATCCACCGTCAACAACTGGATTATCTAACGCATCATATTGTTCGGATTTCTTAACGACCTCAATCACATCTGACTGTTCGCGATCACTAATAGATGTGTGTGGTTCATCAGCAGCGACGAGTCCAGTATGGGCAAGACCAGCGAATCCAAGACCGGCTGTTGCTGTTGATCGGAGGAATTTCCGTTTTGATATATTCTGTAGTCCTGCTCCGTAATCCGTTATTTTCTGACCAGACATTGATCGAACGGCTGTGTTGAATCGCCATACAGCGGTGGATTTCACTGTTTGACGGCCCGCTTGATGTTATAGACGACACACATCAGGGTAATTTCACGGAACTCTCGATACCAAGTACGCGCTCGCACGGCGTAGCCGAGCGAGCGCTTGATTGCGGAGTTCACTGTTTCAGTCATTGACCGCTGAGCGTACCGATCGTCGTCAATACGGGCGTTGTGAGCGTGATCGTAGGGAGCGAAGATCCGGTGTTTGATCAGCGGGCGAATGTCGAGTTTGCGGAGCTGGTCGCGGAGCGCTTGCTTATCGTAGCCCTTGTCAGCGGCAAGGGATCGCAGATCGCCCGCGTTCCGGCGGGCGATCTGCTCGGCGAGGTCTGCGTCGCTTCCTTCTAACGTCGTCGAGCAGTGAAGATCGAGAACAGCTTGCGTTGCTGTATCGACGAGTTTTGTGACTTTGAGCGTTTGAACGCGGTAATTTGTTCGGTGGCAGTAGTGGCGGCTCGCACGATCACGTTCGTAGAATGTTGCGTCGATAGCAGCGTGTTCAGAGGTGTCGTGCAACTGCGCCGACTGGCGCAGTAGCACTCGACAGACACCCATTTCGATCCGATCAAACGCCTTACACAGCGTAGATGGAGCGGGGAGATCGGCCACGTCAAGGCCGATCTCCCCTGTTATTTGCGGCATTTCCTTCAACAGATCGATCGTCATCCGGTAGGACGTATCGAGGTAAATCCGGAGGCAATGCAGCGAAATGAGGGCATAGTCGGCGAATCCGCCGCCACCAGTTGGGGCAGCGGATTCGCCTCGTTCACCCGTAACTCTTTGTGCAATCGAGACGCAACGCTCGGTGAAGCGGGAGATTTGTGTCATGGACAACCAAATTTTCCCGCTTCAACTCCTTCGATTTACTGACCTTCCCCGACGCCGTCTAGTGATTCAACGCAGCCGATCGAACAGTTACTGTGTTTCTTGTCATCTAATTCGGTGTTAATGTAATTTCTATATAAATGTTAAGAATTTGTATAGGGTATTGTCTATAGATATTGCAGTAGTGTCGAGTTGAGCTAATTTGAGGACCGAGCTGGTCGTTGAGTGTATTGATTAAGATACTCGCAGAACTCCTTACCACGAGTTACGAGGCGAATTTAGACGGATATTAGGAGAATAAGCGAATGGTAAACGGTCGCCTCGTGAGGTAGGCGCGTCCCCGGGAGTGGCTTGCCGCACTTCCTTGGTTCACGACCGCATAGCACTCGAGCGGGACCCGATCGATGGACAACCACGACCGCCGAACCGAGGACGATCCGGAGCCAGCGGATACCGCTCGAGCCGACGGTGACCGGTCGGACCGGGTCGAGGAATCCCTGTTCGAGGACGAGGCCGCCGACGCCGAACGAGGACGCGACGAGATCCGCGACCGGCAGGAGAACGGCGGAGACCACGCCGAAGCGGGCGGTCACGATCACGGCGGCCACGAGGCTGGCGGTGATCACGGTAACGGTGGCGACCACGGCGGCGGCATGCACGCCGGCCACGAAACGATGTTCCGGCGGCGGTTTTTCGTCTCGACGGGGCTCTCGATTCCCGTCCTCCTCTACAGCGAGACGCTCCAGGCGTGGCTCGGCTTTTCCGTGCCGGCGTTTCCCGGCAGCGAGTGGCTCACTCCCGTCTTCGCGGTGATCGTCTTCGCCTACGGGGGCGTTCCATTCCTCCGGATGGCCGTTCCGGAACTGCGCGATCGCGCGCCGGGGATGATGACGCTCATCTCGATGGCCATCACCGTCGCGTTCGTCTACAGCCTCGCGAGCCTCGCGGTCCCCACCGAGTCCGCGTTCTTCTGGGAACTGGTGACGCTGATCGACATCATGCTGCTTGGCCACTGGATCGAGATGCGCAGCGTCCGCCGGGCCTCGAGCGCGCTAGACGAGCTGGCCCAGCTCATGCCGGACACTGCCGAACGGATCACTGACGGCGGGGAGACCGAAGAAATCCAGGCGAGCGAACTCGAGGCGGGGGATCTCGTCCTGGTCCGGCCCGGCGCGAGCGTGCCCGCCGACGGCGTCATCGAGGAGGGCGACTCGGACGTCGACGAATCGATGATTACCGGCGAGTCGACGCCGGTCTCGAAGGAGTCCGGCGACGAGGTGATCGGCGGGACGGTCAACGGCGACGGCAGCCTCCGCGTGCGCATCAGTGCGACGGGCGAGGAGACGACGCTGGCGGGCATCATGCGCCTCGTCGAGGAAGCTCAGGAAAGCGAGTCGCGGACGCAGGCCCTCGCCGACCGCGCTGCGGGCTGGTTGTTCTACGTCGCTCTCGGCGCGGCCGTCGTCACGGCGATCGCGTGGACGATCGCGACGGGGTTCGATTCGGCGGTGATCGAGCGCGTCGTCACCGTCCTCGTCATCGCCTGTCCGCACGCGCTCGGGCTGGCGATTCCGCTGGTGGTCGCGATCAACACCTCGCTGGCCGCGCGTAACGGGATGCTCGTCCGGGATCGGATCGCCATGGAGCGGGCTCGAACCCTCGACACCGTCGTCTTCGACAAGACCGGGACGCTCACCGAGGGCGAGCAGGGCGTGGTCGATATCGAGACCGTCGACGGCGTCTCCGACGAAACGGCCCTGCGGCTCGCTGCGACCGTCGAAGGCGACTCGGAGCACATGATCGCCCAAGCCGTTCGCGAGGCGGCCGACGAACGCGACGTCTCGAGGGGGGCTGCTACGGAGTTCGAGGCGCTGAAGGGACGCGGGGCTCGGGCGACGGTCGATGGCGAGCGGATCCACGTCGGCGGCCCGAACCTGCTCTCGGAGCTCGAGGGGGACGTACCCGCGGCTCTCGAGCGCTTCGCCGATCGGGCCGGCGAGAACGCGCAAACCGTCGTCTATCTCGTTCGCGAGGGCGACCCGATCGCCGCGTTCGCGCTCGCGGACGTGATTCGCGAGGAGAGCTATCGGGTCGTCGACGCGCTCCACGAGTTGGGACTCGAGGTGGCGATGCTGACCGGCGACTCCGAGGATGTGGCCCACGCGGTGGCGGCCGACCTCGGGATCGACACCGTCTTCGCCGAGGTGTTGCCCGAAGACAAAGACGAGAAGATCACCGAATTACGGGAGCAGGGCAAGTCGGTCGCGATGGTCGGCGACGGCGTCAACGACGCGCCGGCGCTCACCAGAGCCGACATCGGCATCGCGATCGGCAGCGGGACGGACGTCGCCGTCCAGTCGGCGGACATCATCCTCGTCCAGAACAACCCGATGGACGTGGTCCGACTCGTGAAACTGAGCCGCGCGAGCTACCGGAAGATGCAACAGAACCTCGTCTGGGCCGCGGGCTACAACGTCTTCGCGCTTCCGCTGGCGGCCGGGATCCTCGCACCGATCGGCATCCTCCTCTCGCCGGCCGTCGGCGCGCTGCTCATGTCGCTCAGCACGGTAATCGTCGCGATCAACGCGCAGTTCCTCCGCCGCGTGGATCTCTCGGTGCCGAGTCTGCCGGGAGTCTCCGTGTCCGGGGAACCGCGCCCGGCGGACTGACTCGCCGATCGAACTGGTTCACTCCCGGCGGTTCGAGGCCGCGGACCTCGGCTGCTCGCGCTCGACGGGTCGCTCTCGCGTCCGGGGCGGTTCTACCGGGTTCGAACGAGCGCGCTCAGCCCGGGAACTCCGCTCGAATCGACTCGAGCGCGAGCCGGCTCAACAGCCGCGCCGGTCCCCGTTTGGGCAGGTCGCGAGCCAGTTCCAGGGGGCCCGGCGGCTCGCCGCCGCCGGCGTGGAGGTTCCAGCCGGTCTCGTCGGCGAACCGCTCGACCGCGCGTTCGACCCGGGACCGGACGCCGTCGGCGTCCATCGTCGCGACGCGGCCGTCCTCGACGACCACCTCGCCGTCGACGAGAACCGTCTCGACGTCGCCGGCACCGGCGCTGTTGGCGACGCGGGCGGGGACGTTCGTCAGGGGCGCGAACTTCGGCGTGTCGACCGCGAGCAGGACGACGTCGGCCCGCTTTCCGACCGCGAGGCTGCCGAGTTCGTCGCCGACGCCCAGCGCACGCGCGCCCTCGATCGTCAGCAGCCGGACCAACTCCATCGACGAGAGCCGCCCCGTCCCCTCGAGGGACGCCACGAGACGGGCCTGCCGGGCCTCGCCGAACAGGTCGTAGGAGTCGTGCCAGTAGTGGTCGTCGATCCCCAGCCCGACGTCGACGCCGGCCGCCCGGAGTTCGGGAACCGGGGTCCACTGGAGCTCCGGGTCGGGGTTCCAGTAGGCGAAGACCGACGGACAGTGGACCACGCCGGCGTCGGCCGCGGCGGTCCGACGGACGTCGTCCCGGTCGGCGACCCGGAAGTGGGCGGCCACTAATCGGTCGTCGAGCAGTCCGACCTCCTCGAGCAGCGACAGCGAGTCCGCGGCCCCGTTCGCCCGCGCCATCGCGTTGCTCGCCTCGAGTTCGAGCAGGTGCGTGTGGACGGGCAACTCGGGGTACTCCGCGGCGAGGGAGGCGGTCCGCTCCCAGAGGTCGCGGGTACACGACCAGTCGTCGTGCGGGCAGATCGCCGCCCGGATCCGGCCGTCGTAGGTCCCGTGATACTCCTCGATGAATCGCCGGGCGCGGGCGAATTGCTCGTCGACCGACCGGTCCCAGAAGAGGTCGCTCAGCGCCGGGCCGAAGAATCCACGGAGGCCGGCCTCGCCGAACGTGTCCGCGCCGACGCGCGGCCGGACGTCCATCGCGTTGACGGTCGTGACACCGCCCGCGAGGAAGTTGTACGCGGCGAGTTCGTACCCCGCCTCGAGCAGGTAGTCGAACTCGCCCTCGGCGATGCGCTCGTAGACGGCCGTCATGGCCGCCAGTAGCTCGGTCAGTTCGAGGTCACTGAACGCGCCGATCAGCGGCGTCAGCTCGAGGTGCGTGTGGGCGTTGATCAGTCCCGGTAGCGCCAGGGAGCCGCTGCCGTCGATGACCCGGTCGGCGTCGATCGCGGTGTCGTCGGCTCGAGCGGCGCGCACGGCCGTGATGACGCTGTCTTCGATCTCGATCGTGCCGCGTTCGAACAGTCGGTTCTCCTCGTCGGCCGTGAGTACGATCGCGTCGCGAATGGCGATGTCCGTCATGCGTCGTCAGTGCGGTGTGGTGGTCGTTCGTCGATACCCCGCGGCGAGCGCGGGCAGTCCGAGCGGGAACGCGAGCAGTCCGAACGCGACGATTGCGGGCGGTGCGAGCCCGTGGCGTCGAACCGCGAGCGCCGTCGCCCCGAGCCCGAGCAGTGCCACGGCGTAGGCGGCGTTGCTCCAGAGCGGATCGTAGGACGAACAGTACAGCCAACAGACCAGCGTGTACGACGGCGCGTTCCACGTCGCGGGCTCGAGTGTCGGCCAGAAGAACCGGCAGTAGGTCGTCCACCCGAGCATCGCGAGCGCCGGGAGGCCGACGAGCCACAGGTCGGCCCCGCGCCGGAACCGCGAGCCCCACCGCCGGTAGCCGGCCAAAAATAGCGCCGGGAAACAGCCGATCCACAGCCAGATCCCGACCGTGTAGCTGACCGGCCAGTGTTCGATGCGGGGCTGTTCGATCGGGAGCCGGAGCGAGGGCGGCAGCGTCAGCCACGGAAACGACGGGTCGGGGACCGGGTTCGTCACGAGCGCCGCGAGACAGAGCCCCGTCCCGACGACGAGCCCGACGAGTCCGACCGCCGTATACCGCTCGAGCCACCGCGGGACCGCGGGTCCTTCGGGACCAGCGACCGCCGTGCTAGTGCTGGACATCGGCCCCCGCTTACTCGTTTCGTTCGAGCACGTTTCGCCGCTGTTCGTACTCCTCGTCGCTCAGTTCGCCGCGAGCGTACGCCGCCCGCAGTTCCTCGAGCGCCCGGTCGGTGCCGTCCGTCCCGGCGATCGCCCGGTAGACGAGGTAGCCGCCGCCGACGACGGCGGCGACGAACAGGAGCTGCACCAGACCGGCTGCGAGCGGCAGCCAGCCGGGTGCCGTTCCGCCGCCCCACATGCCGTGGCCCCACATGCCGCCCATCATCGGGCCGAATCCCATCGTTCCGAACCCCATGAACGCCATCGGCAGTACCACGAGGGCACCGATGGCGACGAGGACGATCGTGGCGAGTCGCGTGTTGCGTGTGTCAGTTGCCATGAGTTCTCACCGGTGACGGAACGGTCCGCCTCCGGCTAGAGATAGGGGCTCGTGACTCAATGCGATTATCACTTGGAATCCAATGTTTGAGCGTCGACCCCACTTCGAATTTCACAGTTCTATTCCCGGAAACTGGTGTTATCGAACCGCGATTCGTCGATGTCACAGTGTGGCGTTCACCGCCCGATCGGGGTTTCGAAGCGAGGCGGCCACAAAGGGACGATGCTGGAAATCCGGAATCACCGCTTAGATCCCCGAAACGGGGCGCTGAGACGCCGACGGGCGGTCGGTACCGTGCCACCGAAGCGCGGTTCGGCGACCGCTTTCGACTCCGTCGTTTCGGACCGGGAACCCCACCGGTTTTCCAAGGGAAATCGCAATAGCCGATTCCCACGACGTCTTACACATGGAACCAGCACTCGTCCAGGGCGTCCTCGAGTCGCTCCGGATCGGCGTCGGCTTCCTCTGGACGGCCGCGTGGGCGATCATCATGGGGCTCGCGATTACGAGTCTCGTGCAGGTCTACGTCTCGAAGGAGCGAATGGCACGCGTGCTCGGGGAGAGCGACCTCTCGAGTCTGACGAAGGCGACGGCGTTCGGCGCGGCGAGCAGCGGCTGTAGCTTCGGTGCCGTCGCAATCGGCAAGGGACTGTTCGCGAAGGGCGCGCACGCGGTCAATTTCCTCGCGTTCATGTTCGCGTCGACGAACCTCATCGTCGAACTCGGATTGATGATCCTGCTCCTGCTGGGGTGGGAGTTCCTCGTCGCGGAACTCCTCGGCGGACTCGTCCTCATCGCGGTCATGGCCGTCATCGTCCGCCTGACCCTTCCGGAGACGCTGTTCGAAGAGGTCCGCGCGGAACTCGAGCGCGAGGACCGCGAGAGCGGCGGGATGACGGACCCGACCTGCGGCATGGAGGGATCGGACGAACACGCGATCGTGACCGACGGCGGCGAAACGTTGCGGTTCTGCTCCGAGGGCTGTCTCGAAACCTATCGGCAGCAGACGGCAAGCAGCGGCGCGTGGCACGACGACCTCCGGTCGTGGGGCGGCTGGTACAAACTCGGGAATCAGTACCGCAAGGAGTGGTCGATGATCTGGACGGACGTCGTCGCGGGGTTTCTCGTCTCGGGCTTTGTCATCGTCTTCGTCCCGCAGTGGGTCTGGAACGCGCTCTTTCTCGAAGGCGATGGCCTGCTCGTGACCGCCGAGAACGCGGTCATGGGCGTCGCGATCGCCGTCATCAGCTTCGTCGGGAGCATGGGGAACGTCCCCTTCGCGGTCGCCCTCTGGGGTGGCGGGATCAGTTTCGCCGGCGTCATCGCGTTCGTCTACGCCGATCTCATCACGATTCCGGTGTTGAACGTCTACCGGAAGTACTACGGCTGGACGGTCATGCTGTACATCCTCGGCGTCTTCTTCGTGACGATGGCCTTCACTGGCTTTCTCATGGAACTGCTCTTCGACGCGCTCGGTATCGTCCCGAACCTGGCCGGCGGCGAGACGGCGACCGAGCAGCGGTACTTCGAGGTGAACTACACCTTCTACCTCAATCTCGTCGCGTTCGGGCTCTCCGGGTTCCTCCTGTACGTGTACCGTCGCGGCCTCGGTGCCCCCGGCGGGTACCGTGATCCGGTCTGTGGGATGCGCACCGACGACGACGGCCCGACGGCCACGCACGACGGCGAGACCTATCACTTCTGTTCGAATTCCTGTAAGCGGGCGTTCGAGGACGCTCCGGCGGACTTCGCGGCGCACTCGCCACGCGTTTCGGATGCCGACTCGTCGCACGATCATCACTGACGCCGCTGGCAGTCAGTCGCTGTAACACGGGCGTTTTCCGACGGGTTCCGGCATCGATCCCGGACCCACGGATCGGGCGGCAGTGTCCGTCGCCGTCGCGATACGAACGTCCCCGCGACTCGAGTGCTCTCTACGCCGACGCGTCGTAGCCGGCGTCGTCGACCGCGCTGACGAGCGTCTGAGTCTTCACGTCGCCCTCGACGATGGCCCGGTCCGCCTCGCGGTCGACCTCGACCGACTCGACGCCCGCGACGTCCTCGAGTGCGTCGCCGACGGTCTGCTCGCAGTGTTCACAGGACATTCCTTCCACGGTAATGGTCTGACTCATACGAGAGTATACGAGAGCCCGTTCTTTGTGCGTTACTGCTTTCGACGCTATATCAACTGCGGGATGTGCTTTGACTTCCAAAGAAATTTCCGCCACGCTCTTTGATCGTCGGGCACAACGGGGCGCTATGCGCGATCTCGACGAAACCGACATGGAAATCCTGCGACTGCTGGGCGACGACGCGCGGCGACCGTACAGCGAGCTCGCCGAGGCGGTCGACCTCTCCGGGCCGGCGGTCTCCGACCGCGTCGAGCGCCTCGAGGAGACCGGGATCATCGAGCGCTTTACCGTCGCCGTCGACCAGTCTCAACTTCGGGCGGGTGTCCCAATATTCGTGCAAGCGACTGTACCCGCGGAGACGGTCAGCGACTGCAAAACGGCCGTCATGGACGCCGACGCGGTCGAACACGTGTTCGTCACGGCCGACGGCGATGTCTGGTTCTACGCTCGCGCACAGATCCAGCGGGTTCACGAGTGGCTCGAGGGACTCTTTCCCGCCGAGGCCGTCGAGTACGACGTGACGCTGGTCGACGACGCCGAGTGGACGCCCTCGCTCGACGGAACGGCGTTCGCGCTCACCTGCGCGGAGTGTGGCAACACCGTCGACAACGAGGGCGAATCGACCCGCATCGACGGCGAGGTATATCACTTCTGCTGTTCGTCCTGCGAGAGTCGCTTCGAGAGCCGATACGATCGACTCGAGGAGGGTGCCTGAGTTTCGATTCCAAAGAAAGACGCTCGATGAGCTTTGACTTGTGACCAGTAAAGGGGGTAAGACGGGAGCCCCTACTAGCCAGTAATGAGTACCCGAACTGCACGGCTGGACATTCGGGGCATGAGCTGTGCGAACTGTTCGCAGACGATCAGCGATGCCCTGGAGTCCCTCGACGGCGTGACGGAGGCGACCGCCAACTTCGCCACCGACGAGGGAACGGTCGAGTACGACCCCGAGGTGGTGTCGCTCGCCGAGATCTACGACACGATCGAAGACGCCGGCTACAGCGCCGACCGCGCGAGTCGCTCGATCGGGATCACGGACATGAGCTGTGCGAACTGTGCCGAGACGAACGAGTCGGCACTGGAGTCCGTGCCGGGCGTCATCGACGCGGAAGTCAACTACGCGACCGACGAGGCAACCGTCGCGTACAAT contains:
- a CDS encoding IS5 family transposase yields the protein MTQISRFTERCVSIAQRVTGERGESAAPTGGGGFADYALISLHCLRIYLDTSYRMTIDLLKEMPQITGEIGLDVADLPAPSTLCKAFDRIEMGVCRVLLRQSAQLHDTSEHAAIDATFYERDRASRHYCHRTNYRVQTLKVTKLVDTATQAVLDLHCSTTLEGSDADLAEQIARRNAGDLRSLAADKGYDKQALRDQLRKLDIRPLIKHRIFAPYDHAHNARIDDDRYAQRSMTETVNSAIKRSLGYAVRARTWYREFREITLMCVVYNIKRAVKQ
- a CDS encoding copper-translocating P-type ATPase, translated to MDNHDRRTEDDPEPADTARADGDRSDRVEESLFEDEAADAERGRDEIRDRQENGGDHAEAGGHDHGGHEAGGDHGNGGDHGGGMHAGHETMFRRRFFVSTGLSIPVLLYSETLQAWLGFSVPAFPGSEWLTPVFAVIVFAYGGVPFLRMAVPELRDRAPGMMTLISMAITVAFVYSLASLAVPTESAFFWELVTLIDIMLLGHWIEMRSVRRASSALDELAQLMPDTAERITDGGETEEIQASELEAGDLVLVRPGASVPADGVIEEGDSDVDESMITGESTPVSKESGDEVIGGTVNGDGSLRVRISATGEETTLAGIMRLVEEAQESESRTQALADRAAGWLFYVALGAAVVTAIAWTIATGFDSAVIERVVTVLVIACPHALGLAIPLVVAINTSLAARNGMLVRDRIAMERARTLDTVVFDKTGTLTEGEQGVVDIETVDGVSDETALRLAATVEGDSEHMIAQAVREAADERDVSRGAATEFEALKGRGARATVDGERIHVGGPNLLSELEGDVPAALERFADRAGENAQTVVYLVREGDPIAAFALADVIREESYRVVDALHELGLEVAMLTGDSEDVAHAVAADLGIDTVFAEVLPEDKDEKITELREQGKSVAMVGDGVNDAPALTRADIGIAIGSGTDVAVQSADIILVQNNPMDVVRLVKLSRASYRKMQQNLVWAAGYNVFALPLAAGILAPIGILLSPAVGALLMSLSTVIVAINAQFLRRVDLSVPSLPGVSVSGEPRPAD
- a CDS encoding amidohydrolase family protein, with translation MTDIAIRDAIVLTADEENRLFERGTIEIEDSVITAVRAARADDTAIDADRVIDGSGSLALPGLINAHTHLELTPLIGAFSDLELTELLAAMTAVYERIAEGEFDYLLEAGYELAAYNFLAGGVTTVNAMDVRPRVGADTFGEAGLRGFFGPALSDLFWDRSVDEQFARARRFIEEYHGTYDGRIRAAICPHDDWSCTRDLWERTASLAAEYPELPVHTHLLELEASNAMARANGAADSLSLLEEVGLLDDRLVAAHFRVADRDDVRRTAAADAGVVHCPSVFAYWNPDPELQWTPVPELRAAGVDVGLGIDDHYWHDSYDLFGEARQARLVASLEGTGRLSSMELVRLLTIEGARALGVGDELGSLAVGKRADVVLLAVDTPKFAPLTNVPARVANSAGAGDVETVLVDGEVVVEDGRVATMDADGVRSRVERAVERFADETGWNLHAGGGEPPGPLELARDLPKRGPARLLSRLALESIRAEFPG
- a CDS encoding SHOCT domain-containing protein, which encodes MATDTRNTRLATIVLVAIGALVVLPMAFMGFGTMGFGPMMGGMWGHGMWGGGTAPGWLPLAAGLVQLLFVAAVVGGGYLVYRAIAGTDGTDRALEELRAAYARGELSDEEYEQRRNVLERNE
- a CDS encoding permease — its product is MEPALVQGVLESLRIGVGFLWTAAWAIIMGLAITSLVQVYVSKERMARVLGESDLSSLTKATAFGAASSGCSFGAVAIGKGLFAKGAHAVNFLAFMFASTNLIVELGLMILLLLGWEFLVAELLGGLVLIAVMAVIVRLTLPETLFEEVRAELEREDRESGGMTDPTCGMEGSDEHAIVTDGGETLRFCSEGCLETYRQQTASSGAWHDDLRSWGGWYKLGNQYRKEWSMIWTDVVAGFLVSGFVIVFVPQWVWNALFLEGDGLLVTAENAVMGVAIAVISFVGSMGNVPFAVALWGGGISFAGVIAFVYADLITIPVLNVYRKYYGWTVMLYILGVFFVTMAFTGFLMELLFDALGIVPNLAGGETATEQRYFEVNYTFYLNLVAFGLSGFLLYVYRRGLGAPGGYRDPVCGMRTDDDGPTATHDGETYHFCSNSCKRAFEDAPADFAAHSPRVSDADSSHDHH
- a CDS encoding heavy-metal-associated domain-containing protein; protein product: MSQTITVEGMSCEHCEQTVGDALEDVAGVESVEVDREADRAIVEGDVKTQTLVSAVDDAGYDASA
- a CDS encoding AsnC family transcriptional regulator, with amino-acid sequence MRDLDETDMEILRLLGDDARRPYSELAEAVDLSGPAVSDRVERLEETGIIERFTVAVDQSQLRAGVPIFVQATVPAETVSDCKTAVMDADAVEHVFVTADGDVWFYARAQIQRVHEWLEGLFPAEAVEYDVTLVDDAEWTPSLDGTAFALTCAECGNTVDNEGESTRIDGEVYHFCCSSCESRFESRYDRLEEGA